The Lathyrus oleraceus cultivar Zhongwan6 chromosome 5, CAAS_Psat_ZW6_1.0, whole genome shotgun sequence genome includes the window TGATTATACATCTTTCCATGCCAATCCTGTAACTGGCAAGAACTTGGATTCGACGCTCTTCCAGATGAATCCCAGTGGAAGCCTACCTGTTTTCCAAAATGGATCTCACATCATTTACAAGACTATTGATATCATTCAGTATGTTCCCTTCAAACCTTCTTCGTTGTTCTCTCATCGCTGCTTTGAATAGGATGTTTATAATTTGAGAAACTTCATTTTGAAGAATTATGCAGCACTATAATAGAGAGCTTATGGTAATAACCCGAAAACAATTTATGGACATATCATAAACTGTTTTTATAAGCTCTACTAGTACCAAATAGTGTCAAGGGTGTTTATGTCAGTAGATAATCTCAAATGATCTAATTTAAGCAGCTTCTAAGAATTAAATGTTGAATTTTGAGTATATGTTTTAAATGCTTCTATTAGAAACGGGCGTTTTTTATAGGGCCGTTGATTTTCAGGTACATAGAAAGAATTGCTGTGGTCTCCACAGGGTCTGAGGATATCAGTAGCAATAGGAAGGAAGTGATTGAATGGATGCAGAAGATACAAGAATGGAATCCTAAATATTTTTCCCTTTCCCATATACCAGACAAACACTTAGTTTACGTTTCCAAGTTCATAAGGCGTGTGGTGATAGCTCGTATGTCGGAGTCCCCTGAATTAGCAGGTGCTTATCATAGGAAGTTAAGAGAAGCCTATCAAACTGACGAAAAATTGAAAGACCCTGATGTTTTGAGAAGGAGCGAGCAGCATTTGGTTAGACTGCTTGACGAAGCCGAAACACAACTGAGCGAAACACCTTATTTGGCAGGTGAAGAGTTTACCATGGCCGATGTGATGCTCATTCCGGTTCTGGCTCGTTTAAAACTCCTGGATTTAGAGAATGAGTACATAACTGGGAGGCCAAACATTGCTGAGTATTGGATTTTGGTTCAGCAGAGGCCTAGTTATAAAAAGGTGATTGGTAAGCATTTTGATGGTTGGAGAAAGCATAAAACATTGTTCAAAACTTGGTGCTTTGTTCGTATTAGAAGTTTGCTTAAGCGGTACTAGTGAGGTTGTTAAAAAACGGTTGAACAGGTCAATGCATCAAAGAACTTTTTCTGTGTTGTAGATAAGGAAGGTTTCTAAGAAACCATTAggtatctttttatttt containing:
- the LOC127082754 gene encoding glutathione S-transferase TCHQD, which encodes MQLYHHPFDLDSQKVRLALEEKGIDYTSFHANPVTGKNLDSTLFQMNPSGSLPVFQNGSHIIYKTIDIIQYIERIAVVSTGSEDISSNRKEVIEWMQKIQEWNPKYFSLSHIPDKHLVYVSKFIRRVVIARMSESPELAGAYHRKLREAYQTDEKLKDPDVLRRSEQHLVRLLDEAETQLSETPYLAGEEFTMADVMLIPVLARLKLLDLENEYITGRPNIAEYWILVQQRPSYKKVIGKHFDGWRKHKTLFKTWCFVRIRSLLKRY